A DNA window from Mariprofundus aestuarium contains the following coding sequences:
- a CDS encoding sterol desaturase family protein, with translation MDEPTLRLAAFLIIFGCMALAQAVVPRRNLHFGYRRWPANLGIVLLDILVIRLLFPAGAVGASIWAEANGIGLFHMIELPAAMEMALSIILLDLVIYTQHLIFHAVPLLWRLHSVHHADRDIDVTTGLRFHPIEIILSMLVKLTFVILLGVPAIAVVLFEVILNGMAMFNHANFHLPKKVDAVIRLLLVTPDVHRIHHSVIQQETDSNFGFNLSIWDRIFGTWREQPERGHEAMTIGLERLQSAPTHNLIFMLRLPFQRDLGQYPNSNQEQE, from the coding sequence ATGGATGAACCCACCCTCAGGCTTGCTGCATTTCTTATAATATTTGGCTGCATGGCACTGGCACAGGCAGTCGTACCCCGCCGCAATCTCCATTTCGGCTATCGCCGCTGGCCTGCCAATCTCGGCATTGTTTTGCTCGACATCCTGGTCATACGCCTTCTCTTTCCTGCAGGGGCAGTCGGCGCCTCAATATGGGCCGAAGCAAATGGTATCGGTCTGTTTCATATGATCGAGCTGCCGGCAGCCATGGAAATGGCTCTCTCCATCATCCTTCTCGATCTGGTTATTTACACCCAGCATCTGATTTTTCACGCCGTACCACTGTTGTGGCGACTGCACAGTGTCCATCACGCCGACCGCGACATCGATGTGACAACTGGGCTACGCTTTCACCCTATCGAAATTATTCTCTCCATGCTGGTCAAACTCACCTTCGTAATCCTGCTCGGTGTTCCGGCCATAGCCGTAGTGCTATTCGAGGTCATTCTCAATGGTATGGCGATGTTCAACCATGCCAACTTCCACCTTCCTAAAAAGGTCGATGCGGTAATACGTCTGCTGCTCGTTACCCCGGATGTGCATCGCATTCACCACTCTGTAATCCAGCAGGAGACCGACAGCAACTTCGGTTTCAACCTCAGCATTTGGGATCGCATCTTCGGCACATGGCGGGAACAGCCGGAGCGGGGACATGAGGCGATGACCATAGGGCTGGAGCGGCTGCAATCTGCTCCCACCCACAACCTGATCTTCATGCTGCGCTTGCCGTTTCAGCGTGATTTGGGCCAGTATCCGAACTCCAATCAAGAACAGGAGTAG
- a CDS encoding YajD family HNH nuclease: MGNESYREQALKLYPWVCGRCGRDFAGKQLRELTVHHRDHNHSNNPPDGSNWELLCIYCHDNEHQRYMEADAHGDIKRDESKGSSFKGLAALAELLKEKGED; the protein is encoded by the coding sequence ATGGGTAACGAAAGTTACAGAGAGCAGGCGCTGAAGCTTTATCCATGGGTCTGCGGCCGTTGTGGCCGGGACTTCGCAGGCAAGCAGTTGCGTGAACTGACGGTTCACCATCGGGACCACAACCACAGCAACAACCCGCCCGACGGCAGCAACTGGGAGCTGCTCTGCATCTACTGCCATGATAATGAGCATCAGCGTTATATGGAGGCCGATGCACACGGGGATATAAAGCGAGACGAGTCGAAGGGTTCGAGCTTTAAGGGGCTGGCCGCTTTGGCTGAGTTGTTAAAAGAGAAGGGGGAGGATTAA
- a CDS encoding acetyl-CoA carboxylase carboxyltransferase subunit alpha produces the protein MAYSYLEFERPIAELTSKIEDLSGMGKDSGVNIAEEVERLNSKKDKLVEQIYSKATRAQICQLSRHPDRPYILDYIPHMFDDFQELHGDRAFADDGAIVGGLANFRGKSVMVVGHQKGRDTKEKLRRNFGMPRPEGYRKALRLFKLAERFEIPVLTFIDTAGAWPGIDAEERGQSEAIARNLLELAALKTPIICTVIGEGGSGGALAIGVGDRMYMQQFSTYSVISPEGCAAILWRDRAHAAEAAEALKPTAIDLQKLGLIDAIIPEPKEGAHRNIEEAAELMSDLLEKSINELLKTPLDQLLANRTKRLRNIGSFSS, from the coding sequence ATGGCTTACAGCTATCTTGAATTTGAACGTCCGATTGCAGAACTGACATCGAAGATCGAAGATCTCTCAGGCATGGGTAAAGACTCCGGTGTAAATATCGCCGAAGAGGTGGAGCGCCTGAACAGCAAAAAGGATAAGCTGGTTGAGCAGATCTACAGCAAAGCGACCCGCGCCCAGATCTGCCAGCTCTCCCGCCATCCCGATCGCCCCTACATCCTCGATTATATCCCGCATATGTTCGATGATTTTCAGGAGCTGCACGGTGACCGCGCATTTGCCGACGATGGCGCCATTGTCGGTGGCCTTGCCAACTTCCGCGGCAAGAGCGTTATGGTCGTCGGCCACCAGAAAGGGCGTGACACCAAAGAGAAACTGCGACGCAACTTTGGCATGCCAAGACCAGAGGGCTACCGTAAGGCTCTGCGACTGTTTAAACTCGCAGAGCGTTTTGAGATTCCCGTACTTACCTTTATCGATACCGCTGGCGCATGGCCCGGCATTGATGCTGAAGAGCGTGGCCAGAGTGAAGCGATTGCACGCAACCTTCTGGAACTTGCTGCACTGAAAACACCAATCATCTGCACCGTTATCGGTGAAGGTGGCTCCGGTGGTGCATTGGCTATCGGTGTTGGTGACCGCATGTATATGCAGCAGTTCTCAACCTACTCGGTGATTTCACCTGAAGGTTGTGCGGCGATCCTCTGGCGCGACCGCGCCCATGCAGCTGAGGCTGCCGAAGCACTCAAACCAACTGCTATCGACCTGCAGAAACTGGGGCTGATTGATGCGATCATCCCTGAGCCAAAAGAGGGTGCGCATCGCAATATCGAAGAAGCAGCCGAGCTGATGTCTGATCTACTGGAAAAATCGATTAACGAGCTGCTTAAGACACCACTGGATCAACTTCTTGCCAACCGTACCAAGCGCCTGCGCAATATAGGTTCATTCAGCAGCTGA
- a CDS encoding M3 family metallopeptidase, producing the protein MNETATNPILKGITTELPPFDQIKPEHVLPAIDEEIGRARQIVTGLVEIADPDWDSLMLPLEQIEESLGRVWGPVGHLNSVCDSEELRPIYQQGVAKMTEWSSELAQNEALYAAIRKVADRDDFAGLSQERRQVIEHALRDFKLSGAELEGDAKARFKEIQMSLSELTTAFGQHVLDATQAFELHITDENDVAGLPESILASAAQRATQSGKEGGWLITLDAPSYVPFMQFAENRGLRETMYREYVTRASSGELDNTPVIVEILALRAEAASLLGFEHYAASSLASKMASDVDEVTGFLRELAARSKPVAEKEFAELQAYAADELGLSDLQAWDVAFAAEKLRLKTYAISQEELKPYFPEKSVTAGMFGLVEKLYGISIRENENVPKWHESVRFFELFDSSGVKIAAFYLDPYARAHKRGGAWMDECIVRWQKPDGALQLPVAYLVCNFDAPVGNKPALWTHDEVTTLFHEFGHGLHHMLTTVCELGVSGIRGVPWDAVELPSQFMENFCWERQVVDLFARHYETGEALPDALFDKMLAAKNFQSAMIMLRQIEFALFDVLLHSEYDPAGDESVQQLLDRVRDEVSVITPPAFNRFQNSFSHIFAGGYAAGYYSYKWAEVLSADVYATFEEEGVLNAGTAARLREELLSIGGSREIMDAFVAFRGRKPTVDALLRHSGFAVDLGE; encoded by the coding sequence ATGAATGAGACTGCTACCAATCCGATCCTGAAAGGGATCACCACTGAACTCCCACCTTTTGACCAGATCAAACCTGAGCATGTGCTGCCAGCGATTGATGAAGAGATTGGCCGTGCGCGGCAGATCGTGACCGGGCTGGTTGAGATCGCCGATCCCGACTGGGATTCACTGATGCTGCCACTTGAGCAGATCGAGGAATCTTTGGGTCGTGTCTGGGGGCCTGTCGGGCATCTTAATTCGGTCTGTGATTCAGAAGAGCTTCGACCGATCTATCAGCAGGGCGTGGCGAAGATGACCGAGTGGTCGAGTGAACTGGCGCAGAATGAGGCCCTTTATGCTGCGATCAGGAAGGTGGCTGATCGGGATGATTTCGCCGGATTATCACAGGAGCGGCGGCAGGTGATTGAACATGCACTGCGTGATTTCAAACTCTCCGGTGCCGAGCTTGAAGGCGATGCCAAGGCGCGCTTCAAAGAGATCCAGATGTCCCTCTCCGAGCTTACTACTGCGTTCGGGCAGCATGTGCTCGATGCTACGCAGGCGTTTGAACTGCACATCACAGATGAGAACGATGTTGCCGGTCTGCCGGAATCTATTCTGGCGTCTGCTGCACAACGCGCCACACAGTCTGGTAAAGAGGGCGGCTGGCTGATTACACTCGATGCCCCCTCCTATGTCCCCTTCATGCAGTTTGCCGAGAATCGGGGGCTGCGCGAGACGATGTATCGCGAATATGTCACACGGGCATCAAGCGGAGAGCTGGATAACACGCCGGTGATTGTTGAGATCCTTGCCCTGCGTGCGGAGGCTGCCTCCTTGCTTGGCTTTGAGCATTACGCCGCCTCCTCTCTTGCCAGCAAGATGGCAAGTGACGTGGATGAGGTGACTGGATTCCTGCGTGAACTGGCAGCCAGGAGCAAGCCGGTTGCCGAAAAGGAGTTTGCCGAGCTGCAGGCCTATGCCGCTGATGAGCTGGGTTTAAGCGATCTGCAGGCGTGGGATGTGGCCTTTGCGGCTGAGAAGCTGCGGCTGAAAACCTATGCGATTTCACAGGAGGAGCTGAAACCCTACTTCCCTGAGAAGAGTGTTACAGCAGGCATGTTCGGGCTGGTTGAAAAGCTTTATGGGATCTCCATCCGGGAAAACGAGAACGTGCCGAAATGGCACGAGAGTGTCCGCTTCTTCGAACTGTTCGATAGCAGCGGCGTGAAGATCGCTGCCTTCTATCTCGATCCCTATGCGCGGGCGCATAAGCGTGGTGGCGCCTGGATGGATGAGTGCATCGTCCGCTGGCAGAAGCCTGATGGCGCCCTGCAGCTGCCGGTGGCCTATCTGGTCTGCAACTTCGATGCGCCCGTCGGAAATAAACCGGCACTGTGGACGCATGATGAGGTGACCACGCTCTTCCACGAGTTTGGCCACGGCCTGCACCATATGCTGACCACGGTCTGTGAACTTGGCGTTTCCGGTATCCGCGGCGTGCCGTGGGATGCGGTGGAGTTGCCAAGCCAGTTTATGGAGAACTTCTGCTGGGAGCGGCAGGTGGTTGATCTCTTTGCCCGGCACTACGAGACAGGTGAAGCGCTGCCCGATGCTCTGTTTGATAAGATGCTGGCAGCAAAGAACTTCCAGTCGGCGATGATCATGTTGCGCCAGATCGAGTTCGCACTGTTTGATGTGCTGCTGCACAGCGAATATGACCCAGCAGGTGACGAATCAGTTCAGCAGCTTCTTGACCGGGTGCGTGATGAGGTCTCAGTAATCACGCCGCCGGCCTTTAACCGTTTCCAGAACAGCTTTTCGCATATCTTTGCCGGTGGTTATGCGGCGGGTTACTACTCTTACAAGTGGGCCGAAGTGCTCTCAGCCGATGTTTACGCCACCTTTGAAGAGGAGGGCGTGTTGAATGCCGGTACGGCAGCTCGTCTGCGTGAAGAGCTGCTCTCGATCGGTGGCAGCAGGGAGATTATGGATGCATTCGTTGCATTTCGTGGGCGCAAGCCGACAGTTGATGCGTTACTGCGCCATTCCGGCTTTGCCGTTGATTTAGGAGAATAA
- a CDS encoding CDP-alcohol phosphatidyltransferase family protein encodes MKVHDRILSIPNILTLARIVITPFIVFAIMEGEAAFALILMGIAGITDMLDGAIARYLDQRSIVGAFMDPLADKLMLISTIVTLFFIDEIPLFLFLAVVFRDLVIMVGAIAYEVVTGKLEMQPTMSSKITTVLQITLVLTVLADMAWSFPTELFYQTVIWTTFAFTCISGVQYMVVWMRKAVTDEDTN; translated from the coding sequence GTGAAGGTACATGACCGTATTCTGAGTATCCCCAACATATTGACGCTGGCCCGCATCGTCATCACCCCTTTTATTGTCTTTGCAATCATGGAGGGAGAGGCGGCCTTTGCATTGATATTGATGGGCATTGCCGGCATCACCGACATGCTCGACGGTGCCATCGCCCGTTACCTCGACCAGCGCAGCATCGTTGGCGCATTCATGGATCCTCTTGCCGACAAACTGATGCTGATCAGCACCATCGTAACCCTCTTTTTTATTGATGAGATCCCGCTCTTCCTCTTCCTTGCCGTGGTGTTCCGTGATCTGGTGATCATGGTTGGCGCGATCGCCTATGAGGTGGTAACCGGCAAACTGGAGATGCAGCCCACGATGAGCTCCAAGATCACCACCGTATTACAGATCACACTGGTGCTGACTGTACTCGCCGATATGGCTTGGTCATTCCCGACTGAACTTTTCTACCAGACCGTGATCTGGACAACCTTTGCCTTCACCTGCATTTCCGGGGTGCAGTACATGGTGGTCTGGATGCGCAAAGCGGTCACTGACGAAGACACCAACTGA
- the nfo gene encoding deoxyribonuclease IV: MKYVGAHVSAAGGVENTPGRAIDIGAKAFALFTKNQRQWAAKPLTDESIAAFKANLKKAEIEPKHVLPHDSYLINLGHPEAEPLAKSRNAFLDELQRCEQLELPLLNFHPGSHLKKISEEDCLSRIAESINWALDQTEGVTAVIENTSGQGSNMGFRFEHLAAIIEEVEDKSRVGVCLDTCHTFTAGYDMRRPEDCEKTFGEFDAIVGFNYLRGMHLNGSKAAFASRVDRHHSLTQGELGLDVFRHIMNSDHFNDIPMVLETIDETIWPEEIQLLYSLIEG; encoded by the coding sequence TTGAAATATGTAGGTGCACATGTAAGCGCGGCTGGCGGTGTCGAGAATACGCCTGGCCGGGCCATTGATATCGGAGCGAAGGCCTTTGCCCTGTTTACCAAAAATCAGCGTCAGTGGGCTGCTAAGCCGCTGACGGATGAGAGTATCGCAGCATTCAAGGCCAACCTGAAAAAGGCGGAGATTGAACCAAAGCATGTTCTGCCGCACGACAGCTACCTGATCAACCTCGGTCATCCCGAGGCCGAACCCTTGGCAAAATCGCGAAATGCCTTTCTTGATGAGCTGCAGCGCTGTGAACAGTTGGAGCTTCCCCTTCTCAACTTCCATCCGGGATCACACCTGAAGAAAATCTCAGAGGAAGATTGCCTGAGTCGCATTGCCGAATCGATTAACTGGGCGCTGGATCAGACTGAAGGCGTTACCGCGGTGATTGAAAATACCAGTGGGCAGGGCAGCAACATGGGCTTCCGTTTCGAGCATCTTGCTGCGATTATCGAAGAGGTAGAAGACAAATCGCGCGTTGGTGTCTGCCTCGATACCTGCCACACCTTCACCGCCGGTTACGATATGCGCAGACCAGAGGATTGTGAGAAAACATTCGGTGAGTTTGATGCCATTGTTGGATTCAATTACCTGCGCGGCATGCATCTCAACGGTTCCAAGGCCGCCTTTGCATCACGTGTGGATCGCCACCATTCGCTCACACAGGGAGAGCTGGGGCTGGATGTGTTCCGCCATATCATGAACAGCGACCACTTCAACGATATTCCAATGGTGCTGGAAACTATTGATGAGACCATCTGGCCTGAAGAGATTCAGTTGTTGTACTCTCTGATTGAAGGCTAG
- a CDS encoding OmpA family protein, protein MKRVMLLMVAAGLTFTGCATTPDDPNRHTKEKAAVGATIGAIAGAVIGHQQDRSGGALRGALIGGAAGGLLGAGVGRYMDNQEAEFKRVLEEERRANQIEVERLQNENLKITMNSEVSFDYNSAQLKPAFNNTLDKVADILNRYPRTTIKITGHTDSRGSTAYNQNLSEQRANAVGWYLADRGVDSRRVIADGRGELQPRATNDTEAGRQLNRRVEMLIVPDRDIQ, encoded by the coding sequence ATGAAACGAGTAATGTTATTGATGGTGGCAGCAGGTCTCACCTTTACCGGATGTGCAACCACTCCGGATGACCCGAACAGACATACGAAAGAGAAAGCGGCAGTGGGTGCAACCATTGGAGCCATTGCTGGTGCTGTGATCGGCCATCAGCAGGATCGTTCCGGCGGCGCACTGCGCGGGGCGCTGATTGGAGGTGCTGCGGGCGGGCTGCTTGGTGCAGGTGTTGGTCGTTATATGGACAATCAGGAGGCTGAATTCAAGCGTGTGCTGGAGGAGGAGCGTCGTGCCAATCAGATTGAGGTTGAGCGACTGCAGAATGAGAACCTGAAGATCACCATGAATTCCGAGGTTTCATTTGATTATAACTCGGCACAGCTGAAGCCTGCTTTCAACAATACGCTGGATAAGGTTGCTGATATTCTAAATCGCTATCCGCGCACAACCATCAAAATCACCGGCCATACCGACAGCCGTGGATCTACAGCCTATAATCAGAACCTCTCCGAGCAGCGGGCGAATGCTGTAGGTTGGTACCTGGCCGACCGTGGTGTGGACTCGAGAAGGGTCATTGCTGACGGACGTGGTGAACTGCAGCCACGAGCGACCAACGATACCGAAGCGGGCAGGCAGCTGAATCGTCGTGTGGAGATGCTGATTGTTCCAGACAGGGATATTCAGTAA
- a CDS encoding HPP family protein, with product MAKKSLSDLIGIELNPSSHAEKLISGLGGFIAIFMIIVISYSVLGADAYLIVASMGAATVLLFAIPHGPLSQPWPLFGGNLISALIGVTCAQLVPDTYIAAALAVGISVTAMHYLRCIHPPGGATALSAVIGGAAVEELGYMYVITPVLLNIALIFAVAVSFNFLFKWRRYPAQLAADKVTLSPKLTHESIKHALKQIDSFVDASEDDLNRIYELALEFDKNHEKQFSK from the coding sequence ATGGCTAAAAAAAGCTTATCCGACCTCATCGGCATCGAACTCAATCCATCCAGTCATGCCGAAAAATTAATCTCCGGCCTTGGTGGGTTCATCGCCATTTTCATGATTATCGTGATCAGCTACTCAGTTCTGGGGGCCGATGCCTATCTTATTGTCGCCTCTATGGGGGCTGCCACTGTTCTACTCTTTGCCATACCACACGGCCCTCTTTCACAGCCTTGGCCACTTTTCGGCGGCAATCTCATCTCTGCCTTGATTGGAGTGACCTGCGCCCAACTGGTTCCCGATACTTATATCGCCGCCGCATTAGCCGTTGGAATTTCGGTTACGGCCATGCATTACCTCAGGTGCATCCATCCACCGGGCGGTGCTACCGCCCTTTCCGCTGTGATCGGCGGTGCTGCTGTTGAAGAACTGGGCTATATGTATGTCATTACACCGGTGCTGCTCAATATCGCTTTGATCTTCGCCGTCGCAGTAAGCTTCAACTTTCTATTCAAATGGCGTCGCTATCCAGCTCAATTGGCCGCCGATAAAGTTACACTCTCGCCAAAGCTTACACATGAGAGCATAAAGCATGCGCTGAAACAGATCGATTCATTTGTTGATGCCAGCGAAGATGACCTTAACCGCATCTATGAACTGGCCCTTGAGTTTGACAAGAATCATGAAAAACAGTTCTCCAAATAG
- the trmFO gene encoding methylenetetrahydrofolate--tRNA-(uracil(54)-C(5))-methyltransferase (FADH(2)-oxidizing) TrmFO, with translation MSDIQTVTIIGAGLAGSEAAWQLAKRGVPVRLHEMRPVKMTPAHNTGNCAELVCSNTFRADHLENAVGLLHEEMRRMDSLIMACGDKARIPAGTALAVDREQFSEMVTAALRAEPLIELIEGEVTEIPADGLVLIASGPLTSDGLYDEIQKLTGVDRLCFFDAIAPVLDAESINMDICYWKNRYDKNVEEGETGDYLNCPMDAEQYKAFIKELVNAEKVAFKDFEDIPFFEGCMPIEEMAERGEDTPRFGPMKPVGLDHPETGEKAYAVVQLRRDNRMGSLLNMVGFQTKMTYGEQKRVFTMIPGLENAEFFRLGSLHRNTFIKSPDLLDGTLRLKSDPRVLFAGQITGVEGYVESASMGLMAGRFLAALAQGEEPNAPPENTAHGALLAHISQTRTADFQPMNINFGLLPPGKKREGKRRFSRAERRRSVSDLALAALDEWLSTKP, from the coding sequence ATGAGTGATATTCAAACTGTAACGATTATTGGAGCCGGCCTTGCCGGCTCAGAAGCTGCTTGGCAGCTGGCCAAACGCGGTGTGCCGGTAAGGCTGCATGAGATGCGGCCGGTGAAAATGACGCCAGCGCACAACACCGGAAACTGTGCCGAGCTTGTCTGCTCCAACACCTTTAGAGCCGATCACCTTGAGAATGCAGTAGGTCTTCTGCACGAAGAGATGCGCCGCATGGATTCGCTGATTATGGCGTGCGGTGATAAGGCGCGTATTCCAGCCGGAACCGCACTGGCTGTGGATCGCGAACAGTTCTCCGAGATGGTCACCGCCGCTCTGCGCGCGGAACCGCTGATTGAGCTTATCGAGGGCGAGGTTACAGAGATCCCTGCCGATGGACTGGTGCTGATCGCCTCAGGCCCGCTCACCTCTGATGGCCTCTACGATGAAATTCAGAAGCTAACGGGTGTGGATCGGCTCTGCTTCTTTGATGCGATTGCACCGGTACTTGATGCCGAATCGATCAATATGGATATCTGCTACTGGAAAAACCGCTATGACAAGAATGTCGAAGAGGGTGAGACGGGTGACTACCTGAACTGCCCGATGGATGCGGAGCAGTATAAGGCCTTTATCAAAGAGCTGGTCAATGCCGAGAAGGTGGCCTTTAAGGATTTCGAGGATATTCCCTTTTTCGAGGGCTGTATGCCGATCGAGGAGATGGCCGAACGCGGTGAGGATACGCCCCGTTTTGGGCCGATGAAGCCAGTGGGGCTGGATCATCCCGAAACCGGCGAGAAGGCATATGCCGTTGTTCAGCTCAGGCGAGATAACCGCATGGGGTCACTGCTGAATATGGTCGGTTTCCAGACCAAGATGACCTATGGCGAACAGAAACGCGTATTTACCATGATTCCCGGGCTTGAGAATGCGGAGTTCTTCCGGCTCGGTAGCCTGCATCGCAACACCTTTATCAAATCGCCTGATCTGCTCGATGGTACCCTGCGCCTGAAGTCTGATCCGCGGGTTCTCTTTGCCGGTCAGATTACCGGTGTGGAAGGTTACGTGGAATCAGCCTCCATGGGGTTGATGGCAGGGCGATTCCTTGCTGCGCTTGCCCAGGGTGAGGAGCCCAATGCGCCGCCGGAGAACACGGCACATGGCGCACTGCTGGCGCACATCTCACAGACAAGAACGGCAGACTTTCAGCCGATGAATATCAACTTCGGCTTGTTGCCTCCGGGTAAAAAGCGCGAGGGTAAACGCCGTTTCTCAAGGGCTGAGCGCAGGCGTTCAGTTTCCGATCTTGCGCTGGCTGCTCTGGATGAATGGTTAAGCACGAAACCCTGA
- a CDS encoding AI-2E family transporter, whose translation MESRYSSNLLILTAAFVVVVAGMQAATTILVPFLLAAFIAIICLPPLKWFTSKGFSPAISVLIITLTLVLLGSLLGAFVGASVAEFTNNLPTYQSRLNQQTSDLIAWLSGLGINLNTQLLRDNLDPSIAMGMAGNLLSGLGNVLANTFLIVLTVIFMLIEMTALPHKWHAMGGRAPSTGGFEKFTTTVSSYFAIKTWISLATGACITIWLSFLGVDHAVLWGLVAFLFNFVPNIGSIIAAVPAVLLALVQLGVGDAVLTGLGFVAVNIVMGNVVEPRFMGRGVGLSTLVVFLSLVFWGWVLGPVGMLLSVPLTMIVKLALEARQDTEWLAILIGPDIEPEETIK comes from the coding sequence ATGGAGTCGCGCTATAGTAGCAACCTCCTGATTCTGACCGCTGCATTTGTGGTTGTCGTGGCTGGCATGCAGGCGGCAACTACCATACTGGTGCCATTCCTGCTGGCGGCATTTATCGCCATCATCTGCCTGCCACCATTGAAATGGTTTACCTCCAAAGGTTTCTCTCCTGCTATCTCCGTACTGATTATCACGCTGACCCTGGTTCTTCTCGGCAGCCTGCTCGGCGCGTTTGTAGGCGCCTCTGTTGCCGAGTTCACCAACAATCTGCCGACCTACCAGTCCAGGTTAAACCAGCAGACCAGTGACCTTATCGCATGGCTCTCGGGGCTTGGCATCAACCTGAATACGCAGCTGCTACGCGATAACCTTGATCCATCCATCGCCATGGGCATGGCAGGCAACCTTCTCTCGGGACTTGGCAACGTACTGGCCAACACCTTCCTCATCGTTCTGACGGTCATCTTTATGCTGATAGAGATGACCGCCCTGCCACACAAGTGGCATGCGATGGGAGGTCGCGCCCCCTCAACCGGCGGCTTTGAAAAATTCACCACCACTGTCAGCTCCTACTTCGCCATTAAAACCTGGATCAGCCTTGCTACTGGCGCATGCATCACCATCTGGCTCTCGTTTCTTGGCGTTGATCACGCGGTTCTCTGGGGGTTGGTGGCATTCCTGTTTAACTTTGTACCCAATATCGGTTCGATTATTGCCGCCGTACCCGCCGTGCTGCTGGCGCTGGTACAGCTGGGGGTCGGTGACGCCGTGTTAACCGGGCTCGGCTTTGTCGCCGTGAATATTGTCATGGGCAATGTGGTAGAACCGCGTTTCATGGGCAGAGGCGTTGGCCTCTCCACGCTGGTTGTATTTCTCTCTCTGGTCTTCTGGGGTTGGGTTCTGGGGCCGGTCGGCATGTTGCTCTCGGTGCCACTGACGATGATTGTAAAACTGGCGCTGGAAGCACGACAGGATACAGAGTGGCTGGCCATCCTGATCGGCCCGGATATTGAACCGGAAGAAACAATAAAATAG
- a CDS encoding cold-shock protein, producing MATGTVKWFNDSKGFGFIAQDDGGDDVFVHFSAIQGDGFKSLVEGQKVEYEVEDGQKGPQARNVYPQ from the coding sequence ATGGCAACAGGTACAGTTAAGTGGTTCAATGACTCTAAAGGTTTCGGCTTCATCGCACAGGATGATGGTGGCGACGATGTGTTCGTACACTTCTCCGCAATTCAGGGCGATGGCTTCAAGTCACTCGTTGAAGGCCAGAAGGTTGAGTATGAAGTAGAAGACGGACAGAAGGGCCCACAGGCTCGTAACGTTTATCCTCAGTAA
- a CDS encoding ClpXP protease specificity-enhancing factor SspB, translated as MSLSFADAAKAKQLREYFAAHGRIYIVIDATSDDVDIPDSLKGDPALRLILNSRMPQMIHIREDSLESNFSFSGVAYPCKVPMHTIWAAYLPEGDLDQGIIWDDSVPEMIKAIVQAVSSHMPGDAEEQDESTTASATAKGSAGEPAASPIKLIEGGGAKKEETADEKPKDRKTSHLRVVK; from the coding sequence ATGAGTTTAAGCTTCGCAGATGCAGCCAAAGCAAAACAGCTACGGGAATATTTTGCTGCGCACGGCCGCATTTACATTGTTATTGATGCCACCAGCGATGACGTGGACATCCCCGACTCGCTCAAGGGCGACCCTGCCCTGCGCCTTATTCTCAACTCCCGCATGCCCCAGATGATTCATATCCGCGAGGACAGTCTCGAATCCAACTTCTCATTTTCCGGTGTTGCTTACCCCTGCAAGGTGCCGATGCATACGATCTGGGCGGCCTACCTGCCCGAAGGTGACCTTGACCAAGGCATTATCTGGGATGACAGCGTGCCGGAGATGATCAAGGCGATCGTTCAGGCGGTTAGCAGCCACATGCCCGGAGATGCAGAAGAGCAGGATGAGTCCACCACAGCATCGGCAACGGCCAAAGGATCTGCAGGTGAACCTGCGGCTTCACCAATCAAATTGATTGAAGGCGGCGGCGCTAAAAAAGAGGAAACTGCGGATGAGAAGCCTAAAGATCGTAAAACCAGCCATCTACGGGTCGTCAAATGA